A genomic region of Antennarius striatus isolate MH-2024 chromosome 2, ASM4005453v1, whole genome shotgun sequence contains the following coding sequences:
- the gss gene encoding glutathione synthetase isoform X2 translates to MAQPMPDEMLKNTKLINELADVAKDTALLQGVLMRIQETPNLSELVVYAPFTLFPTAVPKAIYHQALAVQTHYNILVDKISQDVDFLQETLASTIAVDDFTARLFRIHQQILKEGRAPSIALGINRSDYMLDQRDNGSLSLKQIEINTIAASFGGLASRTPYVHRHVLKVAGRLEDSKRILDNNPAAGLSRALAKAWELYGSNSAIIIFLVEKSQVNIFDHRYVENDLWKRNIPTKRMQFEDIYKMGCLDQDRRLFVNDQEVAVVYFRNGYMPQNYSSEQSWDARLMMERSLAVKCPDIGTHLAGTKKVQQVLARPGVLERFFPDQPQVVEQIRATFTGLYALDMGPEGDKTVEMALAAPERFVLKPQREGGEWRGAGACPS, encoded by the exons ATGGCGCAGCCAATGCCAGATGAGATGTTGAAGAATACTAAACTGATTAATGAATTGGCAGATGTGGCAAAAGATACAGCACTTCTGCAGGGCGTCCTAATGCGGATTCAAGAGACTCCCAACTTGTCTGAG TTGGTGGTGTATGCTCCATTCACACTCTTTCCCACAGCTGTGCCAAAGGCTATTTACCACCAGGCACTGGCAGTACAAACACACTACAACATTTTGGTGGACAAGATCAGCCAGGATGTGGACTTTCTTCAGGAGACTTTAGCCAG CACCATTGCGGTGGATGATTTCACTGCAAGGCTGTTCAGGATCCATCAACAAATCCTGAAAGAAGGAAGGGCTCCG TCTATTGCTTTAGGTATCAACCGGTCTGATTACATGCTGGACCAAAGAGACAATGGGTCACTGTCTTTGAAGCAAATAGAAATCAACACTATTGCTGCCAGTTTTGGAGGTCTTGCATCACGCACACCGTATGTACACCG ACATGTCCTTAAAGTCGCTGGTCGACTGGAGGACAGTAAACGCATCCTGGACAACAACCCTGCTGCTGGTCTTTCCAGGGCTTTAGCCAAAGCGTGGGAGCTCTATGGATCGAATAG TGCAATCATCATTTTCTTGGTGGAAAAGTCCCAAGTGAACATCTTTGATCATCGATATGTTGAGAATGATTTATGGAAGAG GAACATTCCCACAAAACGAATGCAGTTTGAAGACATTTATAAGATGGGCTGCCTTGATCAGGACAGGAGGCTTTTTGT AAATGACCAGGAGGTTGCAGTGGTCTACTTCAGGAATGGCTACATGCCCCAGAACTACAGCTCTGAGCAG TCTTGGGATGCTCGTCTTATGATGGAGCGCTCTCTGGCCGTGAAATGTCCTGACATCGGCACCCACCTGGCCGGAACCAAGAAGGTCCAGCAGGTACTGGCCAGACCTGGAGTTCTGGAAAGATTCTTCCCAGACCAGCCCCAAGTAGTGGAACAGATCAGAGCAACATTCACTGGCCTCTACGCTCTTGATATG GGCCCAGAGGGTGACAAAACAGTAGAGATGGCTTTGGCAGCTCCGGAACGATTTGTCCTTAAGCCCCAGCGAGAGGGAGGAG
- the gss gene encoding glutathione synthetase isoform X1, translated as MAQPMPDEMLKNTKLINELADVAKDTALLQGVLMRIQETPNLSELVVYAPFTLFPTAVPKAIYHQALAVQTHYNILVDKISQDVDFLQETLASTIAVDDFTARLFRIHQQILKEGRAPSIALGINRSDYMLDQRDNGSLSLKQIEINTIAASFGGLASRTPYVHRHVLKVAGRLEDSKRILDNNPAAGLSRALAKAWELYGSNSAIIIFLVEKSQVNIFDHRYVENDLWKRNIPTKRMQFEDIYKMGCLDQDRRLFVNDQEVAVVYFRNGYMPQNYSSEQSWDARLMMERSLAVKCPDIGTHLAGTKKVQQVLARPGVLERFFPDQPQVVEQIRATFTGLYALDMGPEGDKTVEMALAAPERFVLKPQREGGGNNIYGSEISEVLQRLKDSPERMAYILMDKIQPIPVKNILLRRGATPKVTNCLSELGVFGVYVRQSGHMVMNECVGHLLRTKNSEHADGGVSAGVAVLDNPFLV; from the exons ATGGCGCAGCCAATGCCAGATGAGATGTTGAAGAATACTAAACTGATTAATGAATTGGCAGATGTGGCAAAAGATACAGCACTTCTGCAGGGCGTCCTAATGCGGATTCAAGAGACTCCCAACTTGTCTGAG TTGGTGGTGTATGCTCCATTCACACTCTTTCCCACAGCTGTGCCAAAGGCTATTTACCACCAGGCACTGGCAGTACAAACACACTACAACATTTTGGTGGACAAGATCAGCCAGGATGTGGACTTTCTTCAGGAGACTTTAGCCAG CACCATTGCGGTGGATGATTTCACTGCAAGGCTGTTCAGGATCCATCAACAAATCCTGAAAGAAGGAAGGGCTCCG TCTATTGCTTTAGGTATCAACCGGTCTGATTACATGCTGGACCAAAGAGACAATGGGTCACTGTCTTTGAAGCAAATAGAAATCAACACTATTGCTGCCAGTTTTGGAGGTCTTGCATCACGCACACCGTATGTACACCG ACATGTCCTTAAAGTCGCTGGTCGACTGGAGGACAGTAAACGCATCCTGGACAACAACCCTGCTGCTGGTCTTTCCAGGGCTTTAGCCAAAGCGTGGGAGCTCTATGGATCGAATAG TGCAATCATCATTTTCTTGGTGGAAAAGTCCCAAGTGAACATCTTTGATCATCGATATGTTGAGAATGATTTATGGAAGAG GAACATTCCCACAAAACGAATGCAGTTTGAAGACATTTATAAGATGGGCTGCCTTGATCAGGACAGGAGGCTTTTTGT AAATGACCAGGAGGTTGCAGTGGTCTACTTCAGGAATGGCTACATGCCCCAGAACTACAGCTCTGAGCAG TCTTGGGATGCTCGTCTTATGATGGAGCGCTCTCTGGCCGTGAAATGTCCTGACATCGGCACCCACCTGGCCGGAACCAAGAAGGTCCAGCAGGTACTGGCCAGACCTGGAGTTCTGGAAAGATTCTTCCCAGACCAGCCCCAAGTAGTGGAACAGATCAGAGCAACATTCACTGGCCTCTACGCTCTTGATATG GGCCCAGAGGGTGACAAAACAGTAGAGATGGCTTTGGCAGCTCCGGAACGATTTGTCCTTAAGCCCCAGCGAGAGGGAGGAG GTAACAACATCTATGGATCAGAGATATCTGAAGTCTTGCAAAGACTGAAGGACAGCCCAGAAAGGATGGCCTATATTCTCATGGATAAAATCCAACCCATTCCTGTGAAGAACATCCTCCTGAGAAGAGGCGCCACTCCAAAAGTCACTAACTGTCTGAGTGAATTGGGAGTGTTTGGTGTTTATGTCAG ACAAAGTGGACATATGgtgatgaatgaatgtgtggGTCATCTGCTGAGGACCAAGAACTCAGAACATGCAGATGGAGGTGTATCAGCTGGAGTGGCTGTGCTGGACAATCCATTCCTTGTATGA